In Pseudopipra pipra isolate bDixPip1 chromosome 24, bDixPip1.hap1, whole genome shotgun sequence, a single genomic region encodes these proteins:
- the COL8A2 gene encoding collagen alpha-2(VIII) chain, translating into MLPDAVALLVTMVMVVGPQSAVGGGVGGYAQVKYMQPMVKGPLGPPFREGKGQYLDVPPMLPMDLKGEPGPPGKPGPRGPPGPPGYPGKPGTGKPGMHGQPGPAGPPGFSGIGKPGIPGLPGKAGMKGMPGAKGEPGMRGEQGPRGLPGPPGLPGPAGLSVNGKPGPQGGPGLPGFRGEPGPKGEPGPRGERGMKGENGVGKPGLPGPRGNGGPPGPAGPPGPVGVGKPGLDGLPGAPGGKGDMGPPGGPGVTGEPGPVGPRGPPGIDGIGVPGAAGVPGIQGPMGPKGEPGIRGLPGLPGPTGYGKPGLPGLKGDRGQPGAQGAIGDKGEPGVDGEPGEPGPAGIIGPPGPPGSMGLPGKHGLPGSKGDVGPSGPPGMPGMRGDQGPSGFAGKPGVPGERGLPGSVGPPGPTGPKGEPGFIGLPGVPGLTGGPGPKGDGGIPGQPGLRGPSGIPGLQGPAGPMGPQGLPGLKGEPGLPGVPGEGKTGEPGMAGPIGPPGMPGTPGLNGPPGPPGPPGPPGAPGVLDETGIAGLHLPDGGVEGAVLGNGKPGKPQYGRGELAARIAPAFTAILTSPFPASGMPVKFDRTLYNGHNGYNPVTGIFTCPVSGIYYFAYHVHVKGTNVWVALYKNNVPATYTYDEYKKGYLDQASGSAVLELKENDQVWVQMPSDQANGLYSTEYIHSSFSGFLLCPT; encoded by the exons atgcTGCCGGATGCCGTGGCGCTGCTGGTGACGATGGTGATGGTGGTCGGCCCTCAATCAGCCGTGGGAGGCGGCGTGGGGGGCTATGCCCAGGTCAAGTAcatgcagcccatggtgaagggacccctgggaccACCGTTCCGTGAAGGCAAAGGGCAGTACCTGG aCGTGCCACCGATGCTGCCCATGGACCTCAAAGGGGAGccaggaccaccagggaagcCTGGCCCACGTGGACCCCCTGGGCCCCCTGGCTACCCAGGAAAACCAGGCACAGGGAAGCCAGGAATGCACGGCCAGCCTGGCCCCGCTGGGCCTCCTGGCTTCTCGGGCATTGGGAAACCTGGCATCCCAGGACTCCCTGGAAAGGCGGGTATGAAAGGGATGCCTGGGGCCAAGGGTGAGCCCGGCATGCGAGGGGAGCAAGGGCCAAGAGGACTTCCCGGCCCCCCTGGGCTGCCCGGGCCAGCTGGACTCTCCGTCAACGGGAAGCCGGGTCCCCAGGGTGGCCCCGGCCTGCCCGGCTTTCGGGGTGAGCCTGGCCCGAAAGGAGAGCCGGGTCCCCGCGGAGAGCGAGGGATGAAGGGTGAAAATGGTGTGGGGAAGCCGGGGTTACCAGGGCCCCGGGGGAATGGGGgccctcctggccctgcagggcCCCCCGGGCCTGTTGGTGTTGGGAAGCCCGGCCTTGACGGGCTGCCAGGAGCACCGGGGGGCAAGGGCGACATGGGCCCCCCGGGCGGGCCTGGTGTCACCGGGGAGCCTGGCCCTGTGGGGCCGCGGGGCCCCCCTGGGATCGACGGGATCGGGGTCCCGGGCGCTGCGGGGGTGCCAGGGATACAGGGCCCCATGGGGCCAAAGGGAGAGCCCGGGATCCGCGGCCTCCCAGGTCTGCCAGGCCCAACGGGTTATGGGAAGCCGGGTTTGCCTGGCCTGAAAGGAGATCGTGGGCAGCCGGGGGCACAGGGAGCCATCGGCGACAAGGGGGAACCCGGCGTTGATGGGGAGCCCGGTGAGCCAGGCCCTGCTGGCATCATCGGCCCGCCAGGCCCACCGGGCTCCATGGGGCTGCCGGGCAAGCACGGGCTGCCCGGATCCAAGGGGGACGTGGGGCCAAGTGGGCCCCCAGGAATGCCGGGGATGCGCGGTGACCAGGGCCCCAGTGGCTTTGCTGGGAAGCCAGGGGTGCCGGGAGAAAGGGGCCTGCCTGGGTCAGTGGGACCCCCTGGCCCGACAGGCCCCAAAGGAGAACCAGGGTTCATCGGCCTCCCAGGGGTGCCCGGATTAACGGGTGGCCCCGGGCCCAAAGGGGACGGCGGGATCCCAGGAcagccagggctgaggggcCCCTCAGGCATTCCAGGATTGCAAGGACCCGCGGGTCCCATGGGGCCGCAAGGGTTACCAGGGCTGAAAGGGGAGCCCGGGCTCCCTGGCGTTCCTGGCGAGGGGAAGACCGGCGAGCCCGGAATGGCCGGACCCATTGGGCCCCCCGGAATGCCGGGAACGCCGGGGCTGAACGGGCCACCGGGCCCACCGGGGCCGCCCGGGCCGCCGGGAGCACCGGGGGTGCTGGACGAGACGGGCATCGCGGGGCTGCACCTGCCGGACGGCGGCGTGGAGGGCGCCGTGCTGGGCAACGGGAAGCCGGGCAAGCCGCAGTACGGCCGGGGGGAACTCGCCGCCCGCATCGCGCCCGCCTTCACCGCCATCctcacctcccccttccccgcCTCCGGCATGCCCGTCAAGTTTGACCGGACCTTGTACAACGGGCACAACGGCTACAACCCGGTCACCGGGATCTTCACCTGCCCCGTATCCGGAATCTACTACTTTGCCTACCACGTGCACGTCAAAGGGACCAACGTCTGGGTGGCCCTGTACAAGAACAACGTGCCGGCCACCTACACCTACGACGAGTACAAAAAGGGGTACCTGGACCAGGCCTCGGGCAGTGCCGTGCTTGAACTCAAGGAGAACGACCAGGTGTGGGTACAAATGCCCTCGGACCAGGCCAACGGGCTGTACTCCACGGAATACATCCACTCCTCCTTCTCTGggttcctgctctgccccacataA